CTTTGCGAGGAAGCACTGCAGTGCCGCCTGCAGGATCAGGATCATGCGCTGCTCATTGCGGTCGATTCTGCTCATGCCACAAATAGTGAACGAACGTTCGTCCGTTTTGAAGAGGGTAGCCCGGCCACCACCGGGCTTCGTTCAGGCAGCCTTGACCTCAACCGCTGTTGAGGCCCGATGCTGCCCGCCCTGCCCAACGCTCAACCCGGAGCTGCTGCATGCCACGGATGATCTCCACCCTGCTCGACAGCCGCGCGCTGTGGTTCCTCGCCCGCCTGCTGTTGGCCGTGGTGTTCCTGTCCTCGGGCCTGGCCAAACTGATGGCGTGGGACAACAGCGTCGCCGAGATGCAGGCGGCCGGGCTGCACCCACCTGCGCTGTTCAACATCGCCAGCGCCATGGTGCTGCTGGGCGGCTCACTGTGCCTGCTGCTCGATCGCCTGCTGTGGCTGGGCAGCGGCGCACTTGCGGTGTTCATGCTGTTGACCATCGTCATCGTGCACACCTTCTGGGCCAAGCAAGGTGCAGAACAGCAACTGGCCCTGTTCTTCGCGCTGGAACACCTGAGCGTGGTGGGTGGCCTGATCTGCGCAGCCATCGCAAGCCGTGCGCGGTCTCAGAAGAACTCGTCAAGCAACCGATAGAATGCAAGCCGCCGCTCATCAGGGACCGCACCGTAGCGCCGGAACAGCGTGGCGACACAGCGGGTCTCACCGGAATTGTGGACCAGGCTGCGCGCGGCCAGGGCCAGGTCCTGATAGCGGTCGGCCACGCCCAACCGGCCACAATCGATGAAGCCGGTGAACCGCCCATCGGCCACCATCAGGTTGGGCAGGCAGGCATCGCCATGACTGACCACCAGGTCTTCATGAGCGGGCCGGGTAGCGCGCAGCTCGGCGAAAACCTGCTGCGGGCTCTGGCCCAGCCGCTCGTCGTCGAAGTCATCGGCATCGACCAGCCCCGCCTCGACGCGTGCCTGTGCGGCCTGCAGGCGCGATGCCAACCGCTGGTCGAACGGGCAGTTGGCTACAGGCACGGCATGCAGCCCACGCAGTGCGTCAGCCAGCAGTTCTGCCACCTGCCTCGGCGCGAGCTCCGGCGAGGAGGCCAGGTCGCGGCCGGGCAGCGCGCTCATCAACAACCAGCGCCGACCGCCCTCCTCGGTCGTGGCAATCACCGTCGGCGCCGACTGCCCCTGCGCCTGCAGCCAACGCAGCCGGGCGATCTCATCACCCAGTTCACTGAAGGCATCGATCACTTCCGATTTCAGGAAGGCATCCGCCTGGCCCGATCGATGGACGCGGGCGACGTCGGCACGCGACACACCGATCGACTGCCGTTCGATGTATGCGTCGGTCAGCATTTCCTGCCATGCCTGCGGCAGCTGCATCCCGCAGGGGACCGCTTCGTTTTCGTCCATGTGCATTCAACGACCCAGGCAGGTGGATGGCACTGCCGATTGTCGCGCACCCTGCCGGTTCGCGCCCATCCCTGCAAAGGTGCGCCTGGCGTGGCACAGTGCTGAACGGAATGAGTACGCCGACGCGCACGCAATGGACGAATTGCCGCGCGCCGTCCACAGTAGCCGGCCCCGTACAGGCAGCAGCGGCCGCTGCAACTCCCAACGACAAGGAAGCAGCATGAAGTTGATGGTCATCGGCGCCAGCAGGGGCCTGGGGCGGGCATTCGTTGAAGGCCTGTGCCAACCCGGCGATACCGTTGTCGGCGTCTCCCGCAGTCGCCCGCGCGAAATCCAATGCCCTGCGGGCGTCACCCTACAGTGGATCGAAGCCGACCTGGCCCAACCAACCCTGGCCGCCGACCATATCGCGACGCAGGCACCAGCCGATATCGACGTGCTGATCCACAATCTGGGCATCTGGGAAGCGAACGCCTTCAGCGACGATTACGCCTTCCTCGATGAATCCGACAGTGCCCTCGCACAGCTGATCGACGTCAACGTCACCGCCACCCTGATGCTGCTGCGCCGCCTGCTGCCTCGCGTGCTGCAGGCATCGCGCCCGCAACTGGTGCTGACCGGCTCAACCTCGGCCCTGCCACGCAGCGGCCGCCCGGAAGTGGCGTTCGGCGCTTCGAAATTCGCACTCAACGGCATCGCCGACGCATTGCGCGAAGGCTTCCGTGATCGACGCCTGGCGGTGACCAGCCTGCAGCTGGGTTATCTCAATACCGACGATGCACTGTCGGTTCCCGTGGCAGCGGCGGCAGCGCGCGGCGATGGCGAACTGGTGCCGGTGCACGACGTGGTGACCATGGTGCGTGCGCTGCTGCAGCTGTCGCCGTCCGGCTTCGTACGTGAACTGGTACTGCCCGCCATCGCCGACCCGCGCTACTGACCCCAGGGGCAGCGCAGCGCACTCGCGGTGGCCGCACAGGCGGCCGTGGTTTACCCTGCTCCTCACTGGCCGTCGGTCACAGGCGGGAACCTGCTATGGATGCGCTTTCACGGGTTGCGGCCCAGGTCCTGGACAGCGCCCTGCCCAGCCTGCCGCTGTACCTGCTGCAGGCCACGGCGGTGATCGGCATGATCGGCGTGCTGCTGATCGCCACCCGTCGCGCCGGCCACGCCATTGAAGGCCGCCGCCTGTACGTAGGCGTAGCGCTGGGCCTGATCTACCTGTTCAACTCGTGGTTCGTGGCCCGCTATACGCAAGGGGTGGTCAAGCTCCATCTGGGCTTCGACATCCTGCTGGTCAGTGGCCTGCTTGGCGGCTGGCGCGGCGGCCTGGCCTGCCTCGGCGCCAGCCTGCTGGCCCGCTACCAGTTCGCAGGCACGCTGTACTTCCTGCCTGCTGGCCTGGAGGCCGCACTGCAGATGTTGGCAGGCGTCTGGCTGCGCAGGCGCCTGCACCCGCGCATGCTCAATGAACTCTCGCTGCGCATGATCCTGCAGGCCTGGGGCGTACGCATCGCCGTCACCGCGTTCGGCCTGGCCCTGGGCGTGGCGATCATCGGCGCCGACCTGCTGCCGGTGGAAGAGCTGGCGATCCAGCGCCTGCTGGCGCTGCCGCTGTCACTGCTGATGCTGGGCGCGGTGTTCGCACTGGTCTACAACGATGCGCAGATCGACGTGCAGCGCCAACGCGAACAGGCCTGGCTGCGTATCGATCCGATCAGTGGCCTGCCCAACATGCGCGCGCTCGGCGAACGCCTGCAGCACTTCTGGCGCGACAACGACGGCATCGGCAAGGCCTGCCTGATCGTGGCCGAGATGGGCAACCTGCGCGATCTGCGCCTGCGCTATGGTCCTCTGCAGGACAACGGCCTGTGGCAGCGCGACACCACCGACGAGGTGCATCGGTTGCTGCCCGCGCTGCCGACCGGACAGCTGGAGATCCATCAGTTCGGCGACGCCGCGCTGGCGATCCTGGTACGCGACCTGACCCTGCCCGAACTGCGCACGCAACCACAGATCACCGAGCTGGCCAGCAACCTGGCTGACCGGGTCGGCCGTGACTGGCCGGGCTTCCGCCCGTTGTTCCGCTGCGCGGTGGTGGAGCTCAAGCCCCCAACCCCTGAAGACGACGGCCACCTGCCGTTCCGCGCGATCACCCTGGCGCTCAGCGCGATCGAATCGGGCGTGGTGTTCTTTGATGACCCGATCCAGCGCGACAGCGAGATCGACGCCCTGATCGAGAGCTCACTCGAACGCTGGTTGCAGCAGGGGGATGCGCCGCTGTGCTACCAGCCCAAGCATCGCCTGCAGGATCGCCGGCTGGTCGGCGCCGAAGCACTGCTGCGCATGCGCGATACCGAGGGCAGGATGATCGCACCGATGCGCGTGATCTCCCTGCTGCGTCGGCATGGGCGGTTGGCCGAACTGGAATGGGCCACGCTGCAGTCGGCCATCCATTTCCTGCAGCAGTGCCGGCGTGATGCCACAGCATTGACCGTTGCCGTCAACGTTTCCGCCGAGTCCCTGCGCCAGCCCGGCTTTGGCCAGCGCCTGCAGGAACTGCTGCAGCTGCACGATGTGCCTGGTGAGATGCTGCGCCTGGAGATTGTCGAATGGACCGAGATCGTCGAGCGCGACGTGGTCGATGCCAACATCGCGCAGTTGCTGGCGGCCGAGGTCACCTTGTCGCTGGATGATTTCGGCGCCGGCTATTCAACCCTGATCCTGCTTTCGCAGCTGGCCATTGCCGAGGTCAAGATCGAACAGGCGCTGATCGCCACGCTGTCCGACGCCAAGTCGCAGTCGATCGTGCGCTTCATCGTCGAAGTCGCGCACCGCTGCGGTGCGGTTGTCGTGGCCGAGGGCACCGAGACCCTGGCGCAGGAACAACAACTACGTGCACTTGGCGTGGATGTCGGCCAGGGCTATCTGTACTCGGCAGCGCTGCCGGCCGACGAGTTCCGCCGTTTCGCCGCCAACTAGACTGCGTAGAAGCCCAGGAACATCGCCACCGCCGACTCGGCCACGCGTGCACGCTCATGCGCATTCAACGGCGCCTGCCCCATCGTCACCTGCGGCCAGAACGCGAAGCTCTTCACCAGGCCGTGCAGCTGGTGGCCAGCAAATTCCGGATCAACCTCGCGCAGCCGGCCATCGGCGATGGCCGCGCGGATCCAGGCACTCTCGCCGCTTTCCTTCTCGCCCATGCGACAGACGATGGCCTGCGCGCGCTCCGGCGAATGGATGATCTCGGCCATCGCCACCCGCGCCAGATCGATGAAGTTGGCATCGCTGAGCAGTTCCAGCTTCTGCCCTACCAACTGCAGCAGCTGCGCCTGCAGCGTCTGGTCAGGCCGGTACGGCAACGTATCACTGGCTACGCTGCGTTCCCACAGCTCCTCCAGGATCATCGAGAACAGCGCTTCCTTGCTCGGGAAGTGGTTGTAGACGGTGCGCTTGGAGACCCCGGCCACCTCGGCAATGCGGTCCATGCTGGTCGCCTCGTAGCCCGAGGCACGGAACTCCTCCACCGCCGCGCGCACGATGGCTTCGCGTTTGCGGTCGGTCAGGCGTTGCGGGGCACGGGGCATGGCGGAAACCGGATAGCTGAACGGACACCGACATTTTACACCCGTCAGTGTACTTTTCAAAAAACGGAAACTACACTGTGCAGTGTACTCAGCGGACGTCACCCATGAAGCGCCTGCTCCTTGTCCTCCTGCTTGGAATCCTCGCCGTGACCGCCTACACCTTCTGCAAGTCCTGGTCCCTCCCCGACTTCCCCGACTCGCCGCAGTACCGCGACGGCAAGTTCCGCAACGCCCTGCCGAAGCCGGCAATGGGCCTGCGCGACGGCCTGGAGATCTGGTGGACCTTCCTGTTCAACAAGCCCAAGGGCACCGTGCCCAATCATCCGATCCCGGTGCAGCCGCTGGACCGTGCCACGCTGGACGCTGCGCCGGACCGCAGCCTGTTCCGCATCGGCCATTCCACGATCCTGTTGAAGCTTCGCGGCCAGTACTGGCTGACCGACCCGGTGTTTTCCGAGCGCGCCTCGCCGGTCCAGTGGATGGGACCGGCCCGCTTCCATGCGCCGCCGATCAGCATCGACGAGCTGCCGCCGATTGCCGGCGTGATCCTCTCGCACAACCACTACGACCACCTCGACCACGCCGCCGTGATGCAGTTGGCCGGCAAGACCGCGCGCTTCATCGCACCGCTCGGCGTGGGTGACCAGCTGATCGCCTGGGGCGTGGACGCCGCCAAGGTCGAACAGCTGGACTGGTGGCAATCCACCGAAGCCAACGGCCTGCGCCTGACCGCCACCCCGGGCCAGCATTTTTCCGGCCGCGGGCTGGGCGACAGCGACCGCAGCCTGTGGGCGTCGTGGGTGATCCAGGACGGCGACTTCCGCATCTTCTTCAGCGGCGACACCGGCTACTTCGACGGCTTCAAGGCCATCGGCGAAAAGTATGGCCCGTTCGATCTGACCATGATCGAAACCGGTGCGTACGACCCGCGATGGGCGTTCGTGCACATGCAGCCGGAACAGACCCTGCAGGCGCACCTGGACCTGCGCGGCAAGTGGCTGCTGCCGATCCACAACGGCACCTTCGACCTGGCCCTGCACGCGTGGCAGCAGCCGCTCGAGCGCATTACCGCGCTGGCGAAGGCAAACAACGTGCCGGTGGCCACCCCGATGATGGGTGAAGCGCTGGACATGCAGTCGCCGCAGGCGGGCACGCGCTGGTGGGAGACGGTGGAGTTGTAACCGGCGTGACGGGGCGTCATGTATCCCAAGGCCCTGTAGAGCCGAGCCATGCTCGGCTGCTTCTGAAACGTGTTCAGTGGAAGTCAAGCAGGCTCAGCTCTGGCGAAACTGCAGGTAGAGACGCTGGCAGCATTGCTGACATCAGAATGCACCGCTATCAACTCGGCTTCCGGGAGCGCCTTCTGGACCTGCGCGCATGAGTCACGCGCGACATCGTTTGCGGCCGTTCCCTCTCGCCAGAATCGCAACGCCAAGATGCCCGGCAAACCGCTGCCCAGCAATGCATCGTCACATCCCGACTCTGCAAGACATCGCTCAAATGCACTGAGATCTTCTCCGGTATCGGGCACCCGATACATCAGCGTGAAGCTGAATTCCATCATCAATCCATTTCAGACCTGAGGTCGCTATCAATCAGCGTATGACCTAGCCGGCAGGCGTCCAGAGCCACATGCGTCAGTCCCATCGATGAATCGTGACTCAAGCCCACGAAGGAGGCGACCGGGGATCATCCGCAACCTATTGCAACGCGTCATGTAACCGATTACATACCTTGCTAGCGTAGCGCTCGCCCGATACCGGTCGAACCTGCGAGGCTGTCCGTAATGACGTTGCGCGCCGAACGCTCCAAGGTCTCCCGCTCAGCCTTCCCGTGGCAATCTGCCGCCACCCTGCTGTTGGCCGCCCTCGCCGCTGCCGCACAGGCACAGCCCCTTCCCCCCCGCAGTCAATGGCAGGCCAGCAGTTCCTCGCAGCAGGTGCCGGCGATGGCGATCAGCCACCTGATCGACGGCGACCCGAAGACCGTCACCGGCGGCGCCTTCAGCCCCGGCCACTGGTTCCAGATCGACCTGGGCGCGCCCACCCTGCTGGCCGGCGCGCGCCTCACCTGGGATGTCTCCAATCCGGAAGGCTATTCACTGCAGACCTCGCTGGATGGCACGCAGTGGCAGACCGCGTACACCATGGCCGATTCGCTGGGCGACGTTGAAACGCTGTACTTCGCACCACGCCAGGCACGCTACCTGCGGCTGGCCAGTCCACGGCGCACCTCCGACTGGGGCGTGTCGATCTTC
This genomic window from Stenotrophomonas maltophilia contains:
- a CDS encoding DoxX family protein, producing the protein MPRMISTLLDSRALWFLARLLLAVVFLSSGLAKLMAWDNSVAEMQAAGLHPPALFNIASAMVLLGGSLCLLLDRLLWLGSGALAVFMLLTIVIVHTFWAKQGAEQQLALFFALEHLSVVGGLICAAIASRARSQKNSSSNR
- a CDS encoding APH(3')-II family aminoglycoside O-phosphotransferase; translation: MDENEAVPCGMQLPQAWQEMLTDAYIERQSIGVSRADVARVHRSGQADAFLKSEVIDAFSELGDEIARLRWLQAQGQSAPTVIATTEEGGRRWLLMSALPGRDLASSPELAPRQVAELLADALRGLHAVPVANCPFDQRLASRLQAAQARVEAGLVDADDFDDERLGQSPQQVFAELRATRPAHEDLVVSHGDACLPNLMVADGRFTGFIDCGRLGVADRYQDLALAARSLVHNSGETRCVATLFRRYGAVPDERRLAFYRLLDEFF
- a CDS encoding SDR family NAD(P)-dependent oxidoreductase, whose translation is MKLMVIGASRGLGRAFVEGLCQPGDTVVGVSRSRPREIQCPAGVTLQWIEADLAQPTLAADHIATQAPADIDVLIHNLGIWEANAFSDDYAFLDESDSALAQLIDVNVTATLMLLRRLLPRVLQASRPQLVLTGSTSALPRSGRPEVAFGASKFALNGIADALREGFRDRRLAVTSLQLGYLNTDDALSVPVAAAAARGDGELVPVHDVVTMVRALLQLSPSGFVRELVLPAIADPRY
- a CDS encoding EAL domain-containing protein, whose translation is MDALSRVAAQVLDSALPSLPLYLLQATAVIGMIGVLLIATRRAGHAIEGRRLYVGVALGLIYLFNSWFVARYTQGVVKLHLGFDILLVSGLLGGWRGGLACLGASLLARYQFAGTLYFLPAGLEAALQMLAGVWLRRRLHPRMLNELSLRMILQAWGVRIAVTAFGLALGVAIIGADLLPVEELAIQRLLALPLSLLMLGAVFALVYNDAQIDVQRQREQAWLRIDPISGLPNMRALGERLQHFWRDNDGIGKACLIVAEMGNLRDLRLRYGPLQDNGLWQRDTTDEVHRLLPALPTGQLEIHQFGDAALAILVRDLTLPELRTQPQITELASNLADRVGRDWPGFRPLFRCAVVELKPPTPEDDGHLPFRAITLALSAIESGVVFFDDPIQRDSEIDALIESSLERWLQQGDAPLCYQPKHRLQDRRLVGAEALLRMRDTEGRMIAPMRVISLLRRHGRLAELEWATLQSAIHFLQQCRRDATALTVAVNVSAESLRQPGFGQRLQELLQLHDVPGEMLRLEIVEWTEIVERDVVDANIAQLLAAEVTLSLDDFGAGYSTLILLSQLAIAEVKIEQALIATLSDAKSQSIVRFIVEVAHRCGAVVVAEGTETLAQEQQLRALGVDVGQGYLYSAALPADEFRRFAAN
- a CDS encoding TetR/AcrR family transcriptional regulator, which gives rise to MPRAPQRLTDRKREAIVRAAVEEFRASGYEATSMDRIAEVAGVSKRTVYNHFPSKEALFSMILEELWERSVASDTLPYRPDQTLQAQLLQLVGQKLELLSDANFIDLARVAMAEIIHSPERAQAIVCRMGEKESGESAWIRAAIADGRLREVDPEFAGHQLHGLVKSFAFWPQVTMGQAPLNAHERARVAESAVAMFLGFYAV
- a CDS encoding MBL fold metallo-hydrolase, which encodes MKRLLLVLLLGILAVTAYTFCKSWSLPDFPDSPQYRDGKFRNALPKPAMGLRDGLEIWWTFLFNKPKGTVPNHPIPVQPLDRATLDAAPDRSLFRIGHSTILLKLRGQYWLTDPVFSERASPVQWMGPARFHAPPISIDELPPIAGVILSHNHYDHLDHAAVMQLAGKTARFIAPLGVGDQLIAWGVDAAKVEQLDWWQSTEANGLRLTATPGQHFSGRGLGDSDRSLWASWVIQDGDFRIFFSGDTGYFDGFKAIGEKYGPFDLTMIETGAYDPRWAFVHMQPEQTLQAHLDLRGKWLLPIHNGTFDLALHAWQQPLERITALAKANNVPVATPMMGEALDMQSPQAGTRWWETVEL